In Fusarium oxysporum f. sp. lycopersici 4287 chromosome 2, whole genome shotgun sequence, a genomic segment contains:
- a CDS encoding mitochondrial division protein 1, which translates to MELRVDEAQALVDEAEEIARNTRTQDEQDLVGDADDHDQEFMSQSVYDKIPSSEAGSTPRKTKKVHRKKSMPILHEHFEPGTAIRELRAHKDTITAIDFDAPFGTMVTAALDDTVRVWDLNAGRCMGYLEGHTASVRALQVEDNILATGSMDATIRLWDLSKAHYDPHGGLGKDDDEDAIAFGTDNHLEPPPGSMADCPLYTLESHVDEITALHFRGDVMVSGSADKTIRHWDLEKGRCVQTLDVMWAAAASMTTTDSGWRPTGRSQSSSADFVGALQVFETALACGTADGMVRLWDLRSGQVHRSLVGHTGAVTCLQFDDVHLVTGSVDRSIRIWDLRTGSIYDAYAYDNPITDMMFDARRIVSAAGEDVVKVYDKVEGRQWECGAGITAAEDGKTPAIVERVRVRDGYLVEGRRDGVVGVWTS; encoded by the exons ATGGAACTCCGAGTTGATGAGGCGCAGGCGCTGGTTGATGAGGCGGAGGAAATCGCACGAAACACACGAACCCAGGACGAGCAAGATCTGGTTGGCGATGCCGATGACCACGATCAAGAGTTCATGTCCCAGTCAGTTTATGATAAGATTCCCTCCTCAGAAGCAGGTAGCACGCCCCGGAAAACGAAAAAGGTCCATCGTAAGAAGTCAATGCCCATTCTGCACGAGCATTTCGAGCCTGGCACAGCCATTCGCGAGCTCCGAGCACACAAGGACACGATTACAGCTATTGATTTTGACGCCCCCTTTGGTACTATGGTTACTGCTGCGCTGGATGATACAGTTCGCGTTTGGGATCTCAACGCTGGTAGATGCATGGGTTATTTGGAAGGACACACTGCTTCGGTACGCGCCTTACAGGTTGAGGATAACATTCTCGCAACGGGCTCTATGGATGCGACCATTCGACTCTGGGACCTCAGTAAGGCGCACTACGACCCTCACGGCGGCTTGGGAaaagacgacgatgaggatgctATCGCTTTTGGAACGGATAACCACCTTGAACCCCCACCTGGTAGCATGGCTGATTGCCCTCTGTACACGTTGGAATCACATGTCGACGAGATCACAGCCCTTCACTTCAGAGGCGATGTTATGGTTTCCGGTTCTGCAGACAAGACGATTCGCCATTGGGATCTTGAAAAGGGCCGTTGCGTGCAAACATTAGACGTTATGTGGGCGGCAGCAGCGAGTATGACGACTACAGACAGCGGGTGGCGACCTACGGGGCGGTCTCAGAGCAGTTCAGCCGACTTCGTGGGTGCATTGCAGGTCTTTGAGACGGCACTTGCTTGTGGTACCGCAGACGGCATGGTGCGACTTTGGGATCTTCGAAGCGGCCAGGTCCATCGCAGTCTTGTTGGTCACACAGGTGCAGTTACGTGTCTCCAATTCGACGATGTGCATCTGGTGACAGGAAGTGTAGATCGAAGCATCAGA ATTTGGGACCTTAGAACAGGGTCTATTTACGACGCATATGCATACGACAATCCAATCACAGACATGATGTTTGACGCCCGAAGAATCGTCAGTGCTGCTGGTGAGGACGTTGTCAAGGTGTACGATAAGGTGGAGGGACGACAATGGGAATGCGGCGCCGGCATCACGGCCGCTGAAGACGGTAAGACTCCCGCCATCGTGGAGCGTGTACGTGTAAGAGATGGATATCTTGTTGAAGGCAGACGAGATGGTGTCGTGGGAGTATGGACGAGCTAA
- a CDS encoding mitochondrial division protein 1 → MANQETHYGFDEGGDDDQSIVSTRGLEAFSRKVTTTATHLIGPNAEATAHHYQTAMAEVHKQMKRPTVQRSMFAMARTTPTDLMRSRLSTHEIQHRALTYLPDELLANIPEHDNPYSLFQGFQASFPELTDEGKKFQRRVTRGRKMLEDSDGTPGSPKKLTQLKKEKAAMMHEFGLLGTRKSMASYEIREIDNKIANLHGMRRIILDRLAGLEQDEAMLEHDISEMELRVDEAQALVDEAEEIARNTRTQDEQDLVGDADDHDQEFMSQSVYDKIPSSEAGSTPRKTKKVHRKKSMPILHEHFEPGTAIRELRAHKDTITAIDFDAPFGTMVTAALDDTVRVWDLNAGRCMGYLEGHTASVRALQVEDNILATGSMDATIRLWDLSKAHYDPHGGLGKDDDEDAIAFGTDNHLEPPPGSMADCPLYTLESHVDEITALHFRGDVMVSGSADKTIRHWDLEKGRCVQTLDVMWAAAASMTTTDSGWRPTGRSQSSSADFVGALQVFETALACGTADGMVRLWDLRSGQVHRSLVGHTGAVTCLQFDDVHLVTGSVDRSIRIWDLRTGSIYDAYAYDNPITDMMFDARRIVSAAGEDVVKVYDKVEGRQWECGAGITAAEDGKTPAIVERVRVRDGYLVEGRRDGVVGVWTS, encoded by the exons ATGGCGAACCAAGAGACTCACTATGGCTTCGACGAAGGCGGAGATGACGACCAGTCTATTGTGTCG ACGCGCGGACTCGAGGCTTTCAGTCGAAAGGTCACAACTACAGCTACTCATTTGATCGGTCCCAATGCCGAAGCCACGGCTCATCATTACCAAACCGCGATGGCCGAGGTGCACAAACAAATGAAGCGGCCGACGGTCCAGCGAAGCATGTTCGCGATGGCCAGGACAACCCCAACCGACCTCATGCGCTCCAGACTTTCAACGCACGAAATCCAGCATCGCGCTTTGACATACCTTCCCGATGAACTGCTTGCCAATATTCCTGAGCATGACAATCCTTACTCGCTGTTTCAGGGTTTCCAGGCCAGCTTCCCCGAGCTGACTGACGAGGGCAAAAAGTTCCAGCGACGAGTCACCCGCGGTCGCAAGATGCTGGAAGATTCAGATGGGACCCCAGGAAGCCCCAAAAAATTGACTCaattaaaaaaagagaagGCTGCCATGATGCATGAGTTTGGGCTGTTGGGTACTCGTAAGAGCATGGCGAGCTACGAGATTCGAGAAATCGATAACAAAATCGCCAATCTCCACGGCATGCGAAGAATTATTCTGGACAGGCTCGCTGGGTTGGAACAGGATGAAGCTATGCTGGAGCACGACA TTTCCGAGATGGAACTCCGAGTTGATGAGGCGCAGGCGCTGGTTGATGAGGCGGAGGAAATCGCACGAAACACACGAACCCAGGACGAGCAAGATCTGGTTGGCGATGCCGATGACCACGATCAAGAGTTCATGTCCCAGTCAGTTTATGATAAGATTCCCTCCTCAGAAGCAGGTAGCACGCCCCGGAAAACGAAAAAGGTCCATCGTAAGAAGTCAATGCCCATTCTGCACGAGCATTTCGAGCCTGGCACAGCCATTCGCGAGCTCCGAGCACACAAGGACACGATTACAGCTATTGATTTTGACGCCCCCTTTGGTACTATGGTTACTGCTGCGCTGGATGATACAGTTCGCGTTTGGGATCTCAACGCTGGTAGATGCATGGGTTATTTGGAAGGACACACTGCTTCGGTACGCGCCTTACAGGTTGAGGATAACATTCTCGCAACGGGCTCTATGGATGCGACCATTCGACTCTGGGACCTCAGTAAGGCGCACTACGACCCTCACGGCGGCTTGGGAaaagacgacgatgaggatgctATCGCTTTTGGAACGGATAACCACCTTGAACCCCCACCTGGTAGCATGGCTGATTGCCCTCTGTACACGTTGGAATCACATGTCGACGAGATCACAGCCCTTCACTTCAGAGGCGATGTTATGGTTTCCGGTTCTGCAGACAAGACGATTCGCCATTGGGATCTTGAAAAGGGCCGTTGCGTGCAAACATTAGACGTTATGTGGGCGGCAGCAGCGAGTATGACGACTACAGACAGCGGGTGGCGACCTACGGGGCGGTCTCAGAGCAGTTCAGCCGACTTCGTGGGTGCATTGCAGGTCTTTGAGACGGCACTTGCTTGTGGTACCGCAGACGGCATGGTGCGACTTTGGGATCTTCGAAGCGGCCAGGTCCATCGCAGTCTTGTTGGTCACACAGGTGCAGTTACGTGTCTCCAATTCGACGATGTGCATCTGGTGACAGGAAGTGTAGATCGAAGCATCAGA ATTTGGGACCTTAGAACAGGGTCTATTTACGACGCATATGCATACGACAATCCAATCACAGACATGATGTTTGACGCCCGAAGAATCGTCAGTGCTGCTGGTGAGGACGTTGTCAAGGTGTACGATAAGGTGGAGGGACGACAATGGGAATGCGGCGCCGGCATCACGGCCGCTGAAGACGGTAAGACTCCCGCCATCGTGGAGCGTGTACGTGTAAGAGATGGATATCTTGTTGAAGGCAGACGAGATGGTGTCGTGGGAGTATGGACGAGCTAA
- a CDS encoding mitochondrial division protein 1, with the protein MAEVHKQMKRPTVQRSMFAMARTTPTDLMRSRLSTHEIQHRALTYLPDELLANIPEHDNPYSLFQGFQASFPELTDEGKKFQRRVTRGRKMLEDSDGTPGSPKKLTQLKKEKAAMMHEFGLLGTRKSMASYEIREIDNKIANLHGMRRIILDRLAGLEQDEAMLEHDISEMELRVDEAQALVDEAEEIARNTRTQDEQDLVGDADDHDQEFMSQSVYDKIPSSEAGSTPRKTKKVHRKKSMPILHEHFEPGTAIRELRAHKDTITAIDFDAPFGTMVTAALDDTVRVWDLNAGRCMGYLEGHTASVRALQVEDNILATGSMDATIRLWDLSKAHYDPHGGLGKDDDEDAIAFGTDNHLEPPPGSMADCPLYTLESHVDEITALHFRGDVMVSGSADKTIRHWDLEKGRCVQTLDVMWAAAASMTTTDSGWRPTGRSQSSSADFVGALQVFETALACGTADGMVRLWDLRSGQVHRSLVGHTGAVTCLQFDDVHLVTGSVDRSIRIWDLRTGSIYDAYAYDNPITDMMFDARRIVSAAGEDVVKVYDKVEGRQWECGAGITAAEDGKTPAIVERVRVRDGYLVEGRRDGVVGVWTS; encoded by the exons ATGGCCGAGGTGCACAAACAAATGAAGCGGCCGACGGTCCAGCGAAGCATGTTCGCGATGGCCAGGACAACCCCAACCGACCTCATGCGCTCCAGACTTTCAACGCACGAAATCCAGCATCGCGCTTTGACATACCTTCCCGATGAACTGCTTGCCAATATTCCTGAGCATGACAATCCTTACTCGCTGTTTCAGGGTTTCCAGGCCAGCTTCCCCGAGCTGACTGACGAGGGCAAAAAGTTCCAGCGACGAGTCACCCGCGGTCGCAAGATGCTGGAAGATTCAGATGGGACCCCAGGAAGCCCCAAAAAATTGACTCaattaaaaaaagagaagGCTGCCATGATGCATGAGTTTGGGCTGTTGGGTACTCGTAAGAGCATGGCGAGCTACGAGATTCGAGAAATCGATAACAAAATCGCCAATCTCCACGGCATGCGAAGAATTATTCTGGACAGGCTCGCTGGGTTGGAACAGGATGAAGCTATGCTGGAGCACGACA TTTCCGAGATGGAACTCCGAGTTGATGAGGCGCAGGCGCTGGTTGATGAGGCGGAGGAAATCGCACGAAACACACGAACCCAGGACGAGCAAGATCTGGTTGGCGATGCCGATGACCACGATCAAGAGTTCATGTCCCAGTCAGTTTATGATAAGATTCCCTCCTCAGAAGCAGGTAGCACGCCCCGGAAAACGAAAAAGGTCCATCGTAAGAAGTCAATGCCCATTCTGCACGAGCATTTCGAGCCTGGCACAGCCATTCGCGAGCTCCGAGCACACAAGGACACGATTACAGCTATTGATTTTGACGCCCCCTTTGGTACTATGGTTACTGCTGCGCTGGATGATACAGTTCGCGTTTGGGATCTCAACGCTGGTAGATGCATGGGTTATTTGGAAGGACACACTGCTTCGGTACGCGCCTTACAGGTTGAGGATAACATTCTCGCAACGGGCTCTATGGATGCGACCATTCGACTCTGGGACCTCAGTAAGGCGCACTACGACCCTCACGGCGGCTTGGGAaaagacgacgatgaggatgctATCGCTTTTGGAACGGATAACCACCTTGAACCCCCACCTGGTAGCATGGCTGATTGCCCTCTGTACACGTTGGAATCACATGTCGACGAGATCACAGCCCTTCACTTCAGAGGCGATGTTATGGTTTCCGGTTCTGCAGACAAGACGATTCGCCATTGGGATCTTGAAAAGGGCCGTTGCGTGCAAACATTAGACGTTATGTGGGCGGCAGCAGCGAGTATGACGACTACAGACAGCGGGTGGCGACCTACGGGGCGGTCTCAGAGCAGTTCAGCCGACTTCGTGGGTGCATTGCAGGTCTTTGAGACGGCACTTGCTTGTGGTACCGCAGACGGCATGGTGCGACTTTGGGATCTTCGAAGCGGCCAGGTCCATCGCAGTCTTGTTGGTCACACAGGTGCAGTTACGTGTCTCCAATTCGACGATGTGCATCTGGTGACAGGAAGTGTAGATCGAAGCATCAGA ATTTGGGACCTTAGAACAGGGTCTATTTACGACGCATATGCATACGACAATCCAATCACAGACATGATGTTTGACGCCCGAAGAATCGTCAGTGCTGCTGGTGAGGACGTTGTCAAGGTGTACGATAAGGTGGAGGGACGACAATGGGAATGCGGCGCCGGCATCACGGCCGCTGAAGACGGTAAGACTCCCGCCATCGTGGAGCGTGTACGTGTAAGAGATGGATATCTTGTTGAAGGCAGACGAGATGGTGTCGTGGGAGTATGGACGAGCTAA